The sequence ATCTCCAACTCTACTATTCGTAACTTTATAATTTTATAAAAGCAGTACTCTCTAACTTGTTATCTGTTATGATTATCATAGAATCTGTTACTGAAAAGATGTACATCATGAAATATGAAATCAAGTCTAAAGCTGATAAAAGTGCTCAAGTTCTCTTAAAAGTTATCAGTGAACTTCTTACAGAGATACATCCGCATCATCTTTCTTCTGAGGATATTACACTTGATAGTAGATTTGAAGAAGAGCTTGGTCTGGACAGTCTTTCACGTGTTGAACTGATCGCAAGGGTTGAGAATGAATTCAAACATTCACTACCAGAACGTAGCTACTCTGAAGCAGAAACACCACGGGACATTTTACGTATGCTGCTTGGTACTCAAGAAGCATACACTACCTTTCAGGATTCGGAAATTTCCCCAATAACACTCGATGAAACAAAAGGAACACCTTTTGAAGCAAAAACCCTCGTAGATGTACTGCAATGGCATATAACACAGCATCCGGATCGTCCCCATATCAAGTTCTACCAAGATGATGGTCAAGGCGATGTCATCACTTACGCTCAGCTGGGAAAAGGTGCCGAAAATGTCGCAACTCTGTTGCAGCAACATAGCTTAGAAGCTGGTCAGCCGATCGCAATCATGTTACCCAGCAGTCCGGATTATTTTTTCATATTTCTTGGCATACTGATGGCCGGTGGCATACCCGTACCCATCTATCCACCTGCACGCCCTTCACAGCTTGAGGACCACATACGAAGACATGCAGGAATACTAGATAATTGCCGTGCTAAAATCCTCATTACCGTACCTGAAGCCAAGCATGTTGCAAAGCTTCTAAAATCGCTGGTCCCTAACCTTCAAGATATCGTATCCACTGCTGACTTGAAGGACTCCTCCTCAAGTGCAATACTTCCAAGCATACATAATCAGGATATCGCATTTATACAATATACGTCAGGAAGTACAGGAAACCCTAAAGGCGTAGTACTGACACATGCCAATCTTCTTAATAATATCAGAGCCATGGGGAAAGTTGTCAAAGCAGGCCCCAAAGATGTTTTTGTCAGTTGGCTGCCGCTTTATCATGATATGGGCCTTATTGGTGCCTGGCTTGGAAGTCTCTACTACTCTGCACTTTTTGTAGTCATGTCACCATTAGATTTTTTGGCCAGACCTGAACGCTGGTTATGGGCGATCCACCGATATCAGGGTACACTCTCCGCATCACCAAACTTCGGATATGAGTACAGTATGCATCGCTTAAAAGATACCGATCTGACGGGCTTGGATCTTAGCTCATGGCGTGCTGCATTCAACGGAGCAGAAGCAGTCAGCCCTGAAACAGTAGAAGAGTTCACTAAACGATTTGCACCGTTTGGATTTAACAAAGATGCGATGATGCCTGTTTACGGCCTTGCAGAATCTTCCGTCGGCTTGGCATTTCCGCCACTCGGTCGTGGTGTACATATCGACCATATAGACCGCACGACTTTCACTCGTACAGGAAGTGCCTTAAATACAATACAGAATGAGAGCAATGTTTTAAGATTTGTCAGTTGCGGGTTGCCTCTTCCTGGACACCAGATCAGAATCGTAGATGACAGGGGACATGAACTTCCTGAACGTCAAGAAGGACGTTTGGAGTTTCGTGGTCCCTCTTCGACCAGCGGCTACTACCGTGATGCCAAAAAGACGCAAACCCTTTTTGACGGAGAGTGGCTAGATACAGGTGATCTGGCCTATATTGCCAACGGAGAACTTTATGTAACCGGACGGATCAAGGACATTATCATACGTGCCGGACGCAATATCTATCCGGATGAACTGGAAAAGATGGTAGGAGATATACCAAATATCCGAAAGGGGTGTGTGGCAGTATTTGCCAGTATGGATCAAAAAAAACAGACAGAAAAACTGGTTATTTTAGCTGAAACACGAAGTGAAGATCCGAATGAACACCAAAGATTGCGTAACGACATCAATGCACTGTCGATCGATCTGACCGGAATACCGCCAGATGAAGTTCTCTTAGTACCTCCCGGGAGCGTTCTAAAGACTTCAAGCGGAAAGATCAGACGTTCTGCAAGCCGTGAACGTTATGAAAAAGGAATGATCACTAAAAAGCCCCAAAATATAGTATGGCAGGTAGTCAGACTAGGCCTTAGCGGTATCAAACCTGGATTAGGACGTCTAAAACACTATCTTGGCAGCCTTTTCTTTGCTTTATATAGTTGGTCCGTCTTTGCTTTGGTTACACCGGTTGCATGGCTCTCTATGATACTCTTGCCAAAGTTTTCCATGCGATGGCGTATGTTACAAGGCTGTACAAAATTTCTAGCCTATGCAACTGCCACACCGCTCAGAGTCAATGGTGTTGAGAACCTTCCACCTGAAGGAACATCTTGCGTCTTGGTTGCCAATCATGCAAGTCTTCTTGATGCCGCTGTCCTCATAGCAGCGCTGCCACGTCATTTTCGATTTATTGCCAAGTCCGAGTTCACTAAAGACTTTTATACCCGTCTACCATTGGAAAAGATCCATACGGAATTTGTTGAACGTTTTGAGATTACTAAAAGTGTTCGTGATACAGAACATCTTCGTACCGTCCTCGAATCAGGCCATGCATTGTTCTTTTTCCCTGAAGGGACTTTCAACCGGGTTCCCGGTCTTATGCCGTTTCGGTTGGGTGCATTCAGCATTGCAGCTGGGGCAAATGTACCGGTTATTCCCATAGCGATCAGAGGTACACGATCGATACTGCAAGATACCTCCTGGTTCCCTCATCACAGTCCGGTTCACATAGAGATAGGTAGCCCTATCGATCCGGAGAAGATTAGATCCAAAACAGAGGTAAAAGAGTGGGATGTAGCTATAGATTTGCGCGATCAAAGCCGCGAATTTATTTTGCGGCACTGTGGCGAACCGGATATTGCATAAATATCATAGAGCACGCTTAGCCCTCTGTATTTTTCTTCATCTCCCTCTCACGCAGCAAGCGACGCATCACTTTACCCATGACATTTTTAGGTAATGCGTCTACAAATTCGACAGATGATGGGATCTTGAATCTTGCCAGGTGTTCTCTAAGGTATTCGATGATCTCGTACCCTTCAGCCTCTTGGTCCGATTTTAGCACTATAAATGCCTTTATCTCTTCACCTTTGTACTCATGCGGAATACCCACAACCGCTGCATCTTCGACTTTAGGGTGGGTGAAGCACACCTTTTCCACTTCTGTTGGTGATACGTTCAATCCTTTAACGATGATGATATCCTTTTTCCTGTCAACCACATAAAAATAGCCCTCTTCATCCATTTTGACAATATCACCGGTATAGAGCCAACCCTCTCTTATCGCTTCATTTGTCATTTCAGTCTGTTTCCAGTACCCCTTCATCATCTGCGGACCCTTTATGATAAGCTCCCCCTCTTTTCCCACCTCCATCTCTTCTCTCCCCTTTTCAAGATCAACGATCTTACACTCTGTATCGGGCATGGGTATACCGATGGAGTTAGGTTTATTTAGACCATTCATCGGATTGGCATGGGTTACAGGAGATGCTTCTGAAAGTCCATAACCTTCAACCAGTTTTGAACCTGTCACTTCCACAAACCTTTTTTTGACACTCTCTATCAACGGTGCACCTCCGCAAATGCATGCCCTTACAGAACTGAGATCATACTTTGCCACACTCTTATAGTTACCCAATGCTGCATACATTGTAGGTACGCCCGGCATGATCGTGATCTGCTCTTTTTCCATCGTTTTTAAAATATACGCCAAGTCTCTGGGATTAGGAGTCAATACCAGTGTGCCCGCACAGCTCATCGTATAACTCAGACAGGCTGTCATACCGAAGCTGTGAAAGAAAGGAAGCCATCCCAACACACGCTCCTGGCCTTCAACCGTATCAGTCACCCATGCCCTGCACTGAAGTGCATTGACGACAAGATTGTAGTGGCTGAGCATCACACCCTTAGGTGTACCTGTTGTGCCACTGGTGTACTGCAGTAACGCTATATCTTCAGGTTCAACCCCTGTATCAGTCCTCTTATCACTGCTTTGCTGCATCAACTCTTCCAGCCAATAATCTGTCGCATCTATACTCACCCTATCCTCTTTCTCTCTTAAAAGAGTAAAGAGGGTCCTGGTGAAGAGGGGGAAGTACTCTTTGACATTTGTAACAATGATGTTTTTAAGCACTGTTTCCTCTTTGATCGCTTGGATGATCGGATAAAAACGACTCATAACGATCACACTTTTAGCACCAGAGTCATTAAGCTCGTATGCCACTTCTGCAGACTTAAAAAGAGGATTGATAGGAACAGCAATAGCGCCTATCTTCAAAATACCATATAACATAATAATAAACTGGGGTGTATTGGCAAGATAAAGTGCCACACGATCACCTTTTTGTACACCCAGGTCTGTAAGAGCATTTGCAGCTTTGTTTACCAGTCTATCAAGCTTGCTATAAGAGATATCATTCCCCAGATAGGAGAGAGCCCTGTTGTGGGGATATTTGGAAGCTGACTCATCCAAAAAAGTAAAAAGTGGTACTTTAGGGTACTCTAAAGTGGCAGGTACACCCTGATCATAATACTTTAACCAAATTTTTTCATCATATATCATCTATCTCTCCTTTTTGATCGGAGAAGATGG is a genomic window of Sulfurovum sp. XGS-02 containing:
- a CDS encoding AMP-binding protein; protein product: MKYEIKSKADKSAQVLLKVISELLTEIHPHHLSSEDITLDSRFEEELGLDSLSRVELIARVENEFKHSLPERSYSEAETPRDILRMLLGTQEAYTTFQDSEISPITLDETKGTPFEAKTLVDVLQWHITQHPDRPHIKFYQDDGQGDVITYAQLGKGAENVATLLQQHSLEAGQPIAIMLPSSPDYFFIFLGILMAGGIPVPIYPPARPSQLEDHIRRHAGILDNCRAKILITVPEAKHVAKLLKSLVPNLQDIVSTADLKDSSSSAILPSIHNQDIAFIQYTSGSTGNPKGVVLTHANLLNNIRAMGKVVKAGPKDVFVSWLPLYHDMGLIGAWLGSLYYSALFVVMSPLDFLARPERWLWAIHRYQGTLSASPNFGYEYSMHRLKDTDLTGLDLSSWRAAFNGAEAVSPETVEEFTKRFAPFGFNKDAMMPVYGLAESSVGLAFPPLGRGVHIDHIDRTTFTRTGSALNTIQNESNVLRFVSCGLPLPGHQIRIVDDRGHELPERQEGRLEFRGPSSTSGYYRDAKKTQTLFDGEWLDTGDLAYIANGELYVTGRIKDIIIRAGRNIYPDELEKMVGDIPNIRKGCVAVFASMDQKKQTEKLVILAETRSEDPNEHQRLRNDINALSIDLTGIPPDEVLLVPPGSVLKTSSGKIRRSASRERYEKGMITKKPQNIVWQVVRLGLSGIKPGLGRLKHYLGSLFFALYSWSVFALVTPVAWLSMILLPKFSMRWRMLQGCTKFLAYATATPLRVNGVENLPPEGTSCVLVANHASLLDAAVLIAALPRHFRFIAKSEFTKDFYTRLPLEKIHTEFVERFEITKSVRDTEHLRTVLESGHALFFFPEGTFNRVPGLMPFRLGAFSIAAGANVPVIPIAIRGTRSILQDTSWFPHHSPVHIEIGSPIDPEKIRSKTEVKEWDVAIDLRDQSREFILRHCGEPDIA
- a CDS encoding long-chain fatty acid--CoA ligase, coding for MIYDEKIWLKYYDQGVPATLEYPKVPLFTFLDESASKYPHNRALSYLGNDISYSKLDRLVNKAANALTDLGVQKGDRVALYLANTPQFIIMLYGILKIGAIAVPINPLFKSAEVAYELNDSGAKSVIVMSRFYPIIQAIKEETVLKNIIVTNVKEYFPLFTRTLFTLLREKEDRVSIDATDYWLEELMQQSSDKRTDTGVEPEDIALLQYTSGTTGTPKGVMLSHYNLVVNALQCRAWVTDTVEGQERVLGWLPFFHSFGMTACLSYTMSCAGTLVLTPNPRDLAYILKTMEKEQITIMPGVPTMYAALGNYKSVAKYDLSSVRACICGGAPLIESVKKRFVEVTGSKLVEGYGLSEASPVTHANPMNGLNKPNSIGIPMPDTECKIVDLEKGREEMEVGKEGELIIKGPQMMKGYWKQTEMTNEAIREGWLYTGDIVKMDEEGYFYVVDRKKDIIIVKGLNVSPTEVEKVCFTHPKVEDAAVVGIPHEYKGEEIKAFIVLKSDQEAEGYEIIEYLREHLARFKIPSSVEFVDALPKNVMGKVMRRLLREREMKKNTEG